CGGCGCGAGCCTCAGCTGGGCGCTCTACTCCGGCCACCGCGGTCGTGGCCACGCCGCCCGCGCGGTGCGCGTGCTGGTCGACTGGGTGTTCGCCGACCGGGACCAGGGAGGTTGGGGACTGCAGCGGGTGGAGGCGCGGATCGACCCGCGCAACGACGCCAGCCGCCGGGTGGCCACCCGGGCCGGACTGCGGCTCGAGGGGTCCCAGCGGATCACCCCCGGCATGGGCGACCGGCCCGACGCCACCTCGTACCTGGTCTTCGCCCGGCTCGTCACCGACCCGCCGCTGAGCGACCCCGAGTCGTTTCGCTCCCTGCTCAACTCCTTCCTCCCCCGCAAGCGCGCGATCGCGCAGATGCTGGTGCGCGACCCGGAGGGACGGGTGCTGCTGTGCCAGCTGACCTACAAGCGCGACTGGGACCTGCCGGGGGGTGTCGTCGAGGTGGGCGAGTCGCCACGCGTGGCGGTCGGGCGTGAGGTCGAGGAGGAGCTCGGGCTGACGATCAGCCCCGGTGCGCTGGTGCTGACCGACTGGCTCCCGCCGTGGGGCGGCTGGGACGACGCGGTGTGCCTGGTCTTCGACGGCGGCACGCTCGACCCCGCGACGCTCGCGGATGTGGTCAAGCAGGAGCGCGAGATCCGCGACGTGCGGTTCTGCACCCTCGAGGAGGTCGACGAGCTCGCAGCCGACTTCACCGCGCGACGCATCCGGGCCGCCGTCTCGGGTGAGGGAACGTATACGGAGTCCGGTCGCTGAGGCAGGATGCCTCTCATGACCTGGGTCTACGACTTCGCTGAGGGCAACAAGGACCAGAAGGACCTGCTGGGCGGCAAGGGCGCCAACCTGGCCGAGATGACCAACCTCGGTCTCCCCGTGCCACCGGGGTTCACGATCTCCACCGAGACGTGCCGCGCCTACCTGGCCGAGCGCGGTGAGCCCGACGGCCTGGCCGAGGAGGTGACCGACCACCTCGCCGCCCTCGAGGAGGCGATGGGCAAGAAGCTCGGCGACGCCGACGACCCGCTGCTCGTCTCGGTCCGCTCCGGCGCGAAGTTCTCGATGCCCGGCATGATGGAGACGGTCCTCAACGTCGGCCTCAACGACACCTCCGTCGGCGGCCTCGCGGCCCGCAGCGACTCCGAGCGCTTCGCGCAGGACTCCTACCGCCGCCTGCTCCAGATGTTCGGCGGCACCGTCCTGCACGTCGACTCCGAGCTGTTCTCCGACGCGCTCGACGAGGTCAAGCGCGCCAAGGGCACCGAGTCCGACCTCGACCTCGACGCCGACGACCTGCGCGGCGTCGTGGAGACGTTCAAGCAGATCATCAAGGACCAGACGGGACGCGACTTCCCGCAGGACCCGCGCGAGCAGATGGACCTCGCCATCCGGGCGGTCTTCGACTCGTGGAACACCGACCGCGCCCGCCTCTACCGGCGCCAGGAGCGGATCCCGGAGGACCTCGGCACCGCCGTCAACGTCCAGGCGATGGTCTTCGGCAACTTCGGCATGGACTCCGGCTCCGGCGTCGCCTTCACCCGCGACCCGGCCAGCGGCAACCAGGGCGTCTACGGCGACTACCTGCAGAACGCGCAGGGCGAGGACGTCGTCGCCGGCATCCGCAACACCGTCTCGCTGGCGGACATGGCCGACATCGACCAGACGTCCTACGACGACCTGATGGACATCATGAGCCGCCTCGAGCGGCACTACCGCGACATGTGCGACATCGAGTTCACCGTCGAGCGCGGCAAGCTCTGGATGCTGCAGACGCGCGTGGGCAAGCGGACGCCGGAGGCGGCGTTCCGGATCGCCGTGCACATGGTCGACGAGGGCCTGATCGAGATGGACGAGGCGGTGCTGCGCGTCACCGGCGACCAGCTCGCCCAGCTGATGTTCCCGCGCTTCGACGAGACCTCGGAGCGGACCCTGCTGGCGAAGGGCATGAACGCCTCACCGGGCGCCGCCGTCGGCAAGGCGGTGTTCGACTCCGACACGGCCGTCGAGTGGACCGCGCGCGGCGAGGACGTGATCCTCGTCCGCAAGGAGACCAACCCCGACGACCTGCGCGGGATGGTCGCGGCGCGCGGCATCCTGACCAGCCGTGGCGGCAAGACGTCGCACGCCGCCGTGGTCGCCCGCGGCATGGGCCGTACGTGCGTGTGCGGTGCGGAGTCGCTCGACGTCGACACGAAGGCCCGGCAGTTCCGGGTCCGCGACGGCGAGACGATCAGCGAGGGCGACGTCATCTCCATCGACGGCACCACCGGCGAGGTGTTCGCCGGCGCCGTGCCGGTCGCCGACTCGGTCGTGGTGCGCCACTTCGAGGGTGAGAAGCTCGACGACGACCTCGCCCACGCGGTGGCGCGGATCATGGCGCACGCCGACGGCGCCCGTCGGCTCCGCGTGCGGACCAACGCCGACACCCCCGACGACGCCGCCCGCGCGCGCCGCTTCGGCGCCCAGGGCATCGGGCTGTGCCGCACCGAGCACATGTTCCTCGGCGAGCGCCGCGAGCTGGTCGAGAAGCTCATCGTCGCCGAGGACGACGAGGGCGTCGAGGCCGCGCTCGCCGAGCTGCTGCCTCTCCAGCGCCAGGACTTCACCGAGATCTTCGAGGCGATGGACGGGCTGCCGGTCACCATCCGGCTCCTCGACCCGCCCCTGCACGAGTTCCTGCCCGACCTCACCGAGCTCAGCGTCGAGGTCGCGCTCGCCGAGGAGCGCGGGGCGGTCGACGAGCACGCGGTCACCCTGCTGACCCACGTGCGGCGCCTGCACGAGCAGAACCCGATGCTCGGCCTGCGCGGCGTACGTCTCGGCATCCAGATCCCCGGCCTGTTCCGGATGCAGGGCCGGGCGATCGCCGAGGCCGCCGCCGACCGGATGGCGGTCCACGGCGCGCCACGCCCCGAGATCATGGTCCCGCTGGTCGCGAGCGTCCGCGAGCTGCAGATCGTGCGCGCCGAGCTCGAGCAGCAGGTCGCCGAGGTCGAGGAGGAGCGCGGGGTCACGCTCGACATCGCGATCGGCACCATGATCGAGCTGCCGCGCGCGGCGTTCCTCGCGAACCGGATCGCCAAGTCGGCCGACTTCTTCTCCTTCGGCACCAACGACCTGACCCAGATGGCCTGGGGCTTCAGCCGCGACGACGTCGAGGCGTCGTTCTTCTCGCGCTACTTCGAGCACGGCATCTTCGACGTCTCACCGTTCGAGTCGCTCGACCAGCTCGGCGTCGGCGGGATGGTCGAGATGGGCACCAAGAAGGGCCGCAAGACCAAGGCCGACCTCAAGATCGGCGTGTGCGGCGAGCACGGGGGCGACCCGCGGTCGGTGCACTTCTTCGACGAGGTGGGCCTCAACTACGTGTCGTGCTCGCCGTTCCGGGTGCCGGTCGCCCGGCTCGAGGCCGGCCGGTCGGTGCTGCAGAAGCGCTGAGGCTCAGAAGAGCGCCGAGGCCAGGCTGCGGCGGCCCGCCAGCACGCGCGGGTCGTCGTTGCCGACCGCGGCGAACAGGCCGAGCAGGTGGTCGCGCGCCTTCTCGCGGTCCTTGTCGCTGGTGCGCGCGACCAGGCCGACCAGCCGGGCGAAGGCGTCCTCGACGTGGCCGCCGAGCATGTCGAGGTCGGCGACCATGGTCTGGGCGTCGACGTCGTCGGGGGCGTCGGCCGCGGCGGCGCGCGCCGCGTTGAGGTCGACGCCCTGGGTGCGCTGCATGACCTTGGCGATGGCGAGTCCGCCGGCCGCCTCGACGTCGGCCGGGTTCGCGTCGACGAGCTTCTGGTACTCCGCGACCGCGCCGTCGATGTCGCCGGCCGCGAGGGCGTCCTGGGCGGGCGCGTAGCGCGGGTCGACGACCTCCTCCTCGTCCTCGCCCACCGGCGCCGCGCTCGAGCGCGGCTGGTGGCGACCGGTGATCCCCTGGGCGGTCAGCTGCTGGCCGAGCTGTCCGAAGAGGGTGGTGAGCTCGTCGGCGGAGAGCGCACCGGGGATGGGCTGGGTGACCGGACGCCCGTCGAGCACGACCATCATGAGCGGCACCTGCGGGATCTGCATCGCCTGCGCGATCTCGGGCTGGGCGTCCACGTCGACGAGGGCCGCCAGCAGGCGACCCTCCTGCTGCTCGGCCACCGCGGCGACGTCGGCGGCGTACTGCTCGCTGCCCGGCGCCTGGCGGGCGGAGTGGAACACCATCACCACGGGCGCGGTCATCGACTCCTGCAGGACCTGCTGGAAGTTCTCTTGCGTGATCGTCACGGAGTACGCCCCACCGGCGGCGCCCTGCGGGGCGGGCGACCCCGCCTGCGGGGCGGGCGGCTGCCCGAGCCCGGAGAGGTCGATGGCACCTGGACGGCTGAACGGCTGCTGCGTCATGCCCCAATCCTAGGGAGAACGCCCGCACGCGGCAGGACGGGTGGGTAGCCTCGACCCCATGGGACCTCGGGCAGGCGCGCTGCTGCAGCGCCACCGGCGCAACCTGGGCCTGCTCGCACGCTTCGGGATCGTGGGCGCCTCGGGCGTCGTGGTCAACATGCTCACGCTGGTGCTGCTGCGCCGGATGGGCCCCCACTTCGACGACGCCGTGGTGGGCCTGGGCGCCACCGACTTCAACCTGCGCTGGTACCACGTCTACTCGACCATCGCGTT
This region of Nocardioides palaemonis genomic DNA includes:
- a CDS encoding NUDIX hydrolase, encoding MPDQQPTLTDGTVTLRAWRDDDVAEAVAGHDEEMALWFGWDADDVTEQTHRDAVTRWHERYAAGEQASFVVEHAGAIVGSVEATRQGDAGASLSWALYSGHRGRGHAARAVRVLVDWVFADRDQGGWGLQRVEARIDPRNDASRRVATRAGLRLEGSQRITPGMGDRPDATSYLVFARLVTDPPLSDPESFRSLLNSFLPRKRAIAQMLVRDPEGRVLLCQLTYKRDWDLPGGVVEVGESPRVAVGREVEEELGLTISPGALVLTDWLPPWGGWDDAVCLVFDGGTLDPATLADVVKQEREIRDVRFCTLEEVDELAADFTARRIRAAVSGEGTYTESGR
- the ppdK gene encoding pyruvate, phosphate dikinase, encoding MTWVYDFAEGNKDQKDLLGGKGANLAEMTNLGLPVPPGFTISTETCRAYLAERGEPDGLAEEVTDHLAALEEAMGKKLGDADDPLLVSVRSGAKFSMPGMMETVLNVGLNDTSVGGLAARSDSERFAQDSYRRLLQMFGGTVLHVDSELFSDALDEVKRAKGTESDLDLDADDLRGVVETFKQIIKDQTGRDFPQDPREQMDLAIRAVFDSWNTDRARLYRRQERIPEDLGTAVNVQAMVFGNFGMDSGSGVAFTRDPASGNQGVYGDYLQNAQGEDVVAGIRNTVSLADMADIDQTSYDDLMDIMSRLERHYRDMCDIEFTVERGKLWMLQTRVGKRTPEAAFRIAVHMVDEGLIEMDEAVLRVTGDQLAQLMFPRFDETSERTLLAKGMNASPGAAVGKAVFDSDTAVEWTARGEDVILVRKETNPDDLRGMVAARGILTSRGGKTSHAAVVARGMGRTCVCGAESLDVDTKARQFRVRDGETISEGDVISIDGTTGEVFAGAVPVADSVVVRHFEGEKLDDDLAHAVARIMAHADGARRLRVRTNADTPDDAARARRFGAQGIGLCRTEHMFLGERRELVEKLIVAEDDEGVEAALAELLPLQRQDFTEIFEAMDGLPVTIRLLDPPLHEFLPDLTELSVEVALAEERGAVDEHAVTLLTHVRRLHEQNPMLGLRGVRLGIQIPGLFRMQGRAIAEAAADRMAVHGAPRPEIMVPLVASVRELQIVRAELEQQVAEVEEERGVTLDIAIGTMIELPRAAFLANRIAKSADFFSFGTNDLTQMAWGFSRDDVEASFFSRYFEHGIFDVSPFESLDQLGVGGMVEMGTKKGRKTKADLKIGVCGEHGGDPRSVHFFDEVGLNYVSCSPFRVPVARLEAGRSVLQKR
- a CDS encoding tetratricopeptide repeat protein — translated: MTQQPFSRPGAIDLSGLGQPPAPQAGSPAPQGAAGGAYSVTITQENFQQVLQESMTAPVVMVFHSARQAPGSEQYAADVAAVAEQQEGRLLAALVDVDAQPEIAQAMQIPQVPLMMVVLDGRPVTQPIPGALSADELTTLFGQLGQQLTAQGITGRHQPRSSAAPVGEDEEEVVDPRYAPAQDALAAGDIDGAVAEYQKLVDANPADVEAAGGLAIAKVMQRTQGVDLNAARAAAADAPDDVDAQTMVADLDMLGGHVEDAFARLVGLVARTSDKDREKARDHLLGLFAAVGNDDPRVLAGRRSLASALF